Genomic DNA from Prunus persica cultivar Lovell chromosome G1, Prunus_persica_NCBIv2, whole genome shotgun sequence:
ATAATGATCTAGCTCTGGTTTAACAAGCTCTACACTTGAGTTGAATTAGAAAGTAATTTTGAATGAATCAAACACTGTTGGATTAGGAATCTCCTCTGGATTATCCAATACACTATTTTATGCATCTTGATCTCTCAGGTGTTTTCTTAAAGGCATTTTGGTATCGCTACCATGTTGAACTAGTAGACGTTCACTTCTAACCATCCAGTGTTTTCAGTTGGTTTAATTGATCCACATCATCCAAGGATGAGTAGAACCTTTCTATTGCATAAACATTTCTTGGTGAAATAGGTTCCAACCGTTCATACCAAACTTGGATAGTATTTCCTTCAAGATTTGGAAAAGAAGCTGTCTGTATAGACCAATTCGAGTACCACATTTTCTAGAGGTCTCACATTAGATAGAaactactttattttttatttttttttattttaatacaagcgataatctaAAGCTTAAAGAGGCAGGAGATTTCCCATAAACACTCAACTAAAATGCATGGGAGTTTGAACCTAAGACCTTTTATCTGCAAGTCAAGATCCTTTTTTACTGGGCTAGACCCCGTTGACATATAGACACCActtaatttcataattatgGGTGGATTTAGATCTACAAAACAATCCTCAACCTAAGCCGTATCGGGCTTAGGTTTCAATGCCTCAGCCAAGCTCACCCACACAGGTCGGACCTTTTAGGCTTGATAGGGTCGGGATGGGTCATCCAATTGAAAATGTACTTGTATTCAACTATATTAGACTTAATTTATCAAAGCCAAGTAGTCGAGTGGTGAGATAACCTCATTTGAACACCATATCAAGGGTTAGAGTTCCCTAGGGCGCATATTTTTGCAAAATTTCGCAAACACACAAATTGGTTAGTTCGATTATATGAACCAAAAGTTTGGAATATCTTAAATTGTGACTAATTTGATGGATAGCGATTTAATTTATGGACCGAAAAACGAAAATTCGGTTTAACGGTTCAAATTTCCATACTATTATATAGTACTAGTTTTGCACTGAAATTATGATGATAAActttttctcattttatttataacagtGAAATTctactttaaattaatctaaactacaagaGAGAGATTCGAACTCGAATACAGAGTAGGAATACCGCTCTACCAATCACATGTATGAAATTTTGATGAGAACTTTAAGGAGAGTAGTTGAGCATTtccaaagaaattttttttttctacggCAACTGTTCTTTTCAAGCAAGATGCAAGAGGGGGCGAGCTTGTCTCAGCAGCACAgccaaaaagtaaaaaacagGACCAAGTAAAAGCTAAAAAGAGAAACTACACAACTTTCTCAGAAaagtgagtgagaatgagagtgagCTCCAGCCCCACACAAAATCTGTGGCTACATGATATGAACTCCTACGTCCACCTCCACCATTTCTCCATCTCCACAAACCCATGCTCTCCCAaatcctcctccttctcttgCTCCATGCCTCGCCCTCCCAATCGCAATCGCAGAACTCGCGGCAACCGAAACCCTAGCCGCCCAACCACCACCATAACCACGACCACCACAAAACCCTACTTCTACCCTTCTTCTTCGCCATCGCGCCCTGATACACTCCAAGCCACCTTCGACCTCCAGTACCTCTACCACACCTCCCACTACAGCCTCCAACAATTCCTCTCCTCCGCCTCCGACGCCCTCCAAGACCTTCGGACCCTCGTCTCCGTCGACGCCGATAATCGCGTCATCGTCTCCTGTCGCCCTTCAACGCTGCGTTTCGTCGGAAATTTGGTGATTATGACCTTCGCCGTCGttttggggtttagggttttggttggGTTGGTGAGGTTAGGGTTTGGGGGTCGGTCCGGGTATGGGAGGGAGGGGACGGTGGTGAGGAGGGATAGGAGTCTTGGGGGAAAAGAGGTTGTGGTGGGGAGGGTAGAGAAGGATAGAGTTGATgtgaggaaaaagaagagtttTGGGATGTTGGACAATCCTCTGTCGATGCCGAAGAGAACGGTGGTGGATGGTTTGGGGAGGCTTTTGAATAGCCGGGTTCGGgtttgggagaaaaaaaagCTGCCGAGTTGGTGGCCAAGCTCCATGCCGCAGCAGAGTTCGGTGGTGGATAAGGATTATTATCAAAGCGAAGCAGATAGATTGGTTAGAGGTCTGTTTGTTGGCTCTTTCTCTTTCAGTTCtcattttcatataaaatcATATGTTACTGCATTTACCAAAATCACATTAGAATCATATTTTAACATTTCTGAGTCTGCTATCATTCGAATTCTACATAAGAAGTTTAGGTTCTGACTTGATTTTGTTGGTGGGTTTGCTTTTGTTGTAGGTAAAAGTCACACATTTCTCAGAGTTTTGtagctattttttttatcccaCTTTACATCTTTAATTCGCAACTCATCCACTTGATTTCCAGCGATCACGGACAATAGAATGAGCGGAAAGGacattgtggaggatgatatTATTCATGTCAGTGCTTTTATGTATCGAGTTGATTGTGCATTACTTTTATAACATTTGCAGTCTCATGAATGACAAAATTCCTACAAagttttttcccttttatttttttccttgtgaACTATGATTGTTGATAAATACATAGGTCGATGCTTAAACATACATTTTTTTGTAGGTTCACACACTTTGTACGCACATACATGAGATGTATATGTAGCAAAAATTCAGGTTAGGGTACTTTTCTTGATGGTTTATAAATGATAGTCTTAGAAAAAGTGTAACACTAATATCAATCTTAGTGTTGGTGACTTTAATTGTTTGAAAGCATGTTTTTATACATACAGATACAATATTAGATACATTTATTGTGTAGCTAATAAAAGAGGAGGGTAGTAGCCCTTGCACCATGAGAGACTGGATGTTTATAGTAGCCAAGGATTATGCAGATTGTTACTATATTGCTATACATGAACGTTATGGTTTTTAAGATTTTACTGTATTAATGTCTCTATGTGAAAACCTTGTTGATATATGAGAATTAAGACGTCACGTTGGCATCAGGTTTATCATACACCTTGCTTATTTAAACCTCAGAAACAGTCTTCAAACATTTTCCCCATAAGTAAATATGTgccaattggatttttttcttccgtatatttattattttaatattctaAAAACACtaattttatagttttttaCTTGCTtatttatgattttaaacTTCCCatcttaaatttcttttgtctAACATTTTGGCTAACCAAGGGCCTTTTATGGGTTTTTGAAAGTTTCATCAAAAGGTGCTTCTTCCTTTAAATGATTAAGCATATGAAGCGTGGTGGATGTTGAAAGAATCAATGTGCAGTGCATCATGTGAAGTTAAACCAAATGCTAAATGAGTCTAGATAGTTATCTTTTAAAAGGTTACGTCCCTGAGATATTTTGATGAGCATGTTTGGTTGATGTAATGTTTGTGAATTTCAGTAAGAtgttaaactttttatttggaaTATTTGTTATATCATTGATTCGTTACAGCTGGGAAAACATTCTtattatatgaaatttgaatcattaccacaatttctttctttgtaaattttaattacaattttgtgCTGCATTAACTGATCTTTCATAATACATTGTATACTTCTTTGTCTGAGTGGGTGAGCAGTTACGTCAAATATGCAGGGCATCTAGAGTACGGGTCACCTTTGATACAACAAATACACGAGATTCATTCTACCGTGTGTCTGTTGACTTTGTCTTAAATACTTGCAGCAGGTGTGATTCTTGGATGCAATACATTAACATTCTAATAGTTTATATGACCACTTTTTATTTGGGTGCTTTGCTTTCTCCTGGTGTTTCAACATTTATAGTGTGGCAGGGCCCCAAGTCGCTCTACTTATGTTCAGATTGACGGCGAAGATGTTTGTCAATTTGTTGCTGGGCTTGCTGAGAATATTGGGCTTGACAACATTCGTGCTGCAAGAATTGTGTCTGCAGCCGTTGCTGCACGTACACGTTCATG
This window encodes:
- the LOC18789259 gene encoding uncharacterized protein LOC18789259, with the translated sequence MRVSSSPTQNLWLHDMNSYVHLHHFSISTNPCSPKSSSFSCSMPRPPNRNRRTRGNRNPSRPTTTITTTTTKPYFYPSSSPSRPDTLQATFDLQYLYHTSHYSLQQFLSSASDALQDLRTLVSVDADNRVIVSCRPSTLRFVGNLVIMTFAVVLGFRVLVGLVRLGFGGRSGYGREGTVVRRDRSLGGKEVVVGRVEKDRVDVRKKKSFGMLDNPLSMPKRTVVDGLGRLLNSRVRVWEKKKLPSWWPSSMPQQSSVVDKDYYQSEADRLVRAITDNRMSGKDIVEDDIIHLRQICRASRVRVTFDTTNTRDSFYRVSVDFVLNTCSRAPSRSTYVQIDGEDVCQFVAGLAENIGLDNIRAARIVSAAVAARTRSCFLQAWALVMQGKHAEAVLELSKICLILRIFPPEESSPEMEMVARGLAKHLKLNQRQFLMSMLVGICSEESQRRVAEALGLNLDLSGLDGEILDAL